Proteins encoded in a region of the bacterium genome:
- a CDS encoding aldehyde dehydrogenase family protein gives MTEDQKVITELLKRARNAQVQIEHYSQEQIDEVCLSVGWQVYNDKNIQACAKIAVEETGMGNYKDKITKHKVKVLGVVSSIKGQKSVGVIEHDKEKKITKYAKPVGVVGALTPVTNPTATPASNAVSILKGRNAVIFAPHPKANRSCKLVCDLMREGLRKVGAPQDLVQYIKEPTVELSQELMRQVDLILATGGAAMVKAAYSSGTPAYGVGAGNPVIIVAEDADIEDAAKKICISKTFDYATSCSSDNSIVIHRSIFDAMVEAFKKNGGYLCNDEERRKLEKWMWVPSKKTGKMALNPKIIAVSACKIALDADIEVPDNTSMLMVIGKNPGGDRFSGEKLSPVMALWKYKNIDDAIDCTVKLTEYSGIGHSWGIYTFNHDYIDKVSMAAKTSRIMVRQPQAPANGGNFFNGMPSTVTLGCGTWGGNITTENITWKHFINVTWVSEPFEPSKPTDEEMWGEYWRKYGKGLRNPK, from the coding sequence ATGACAGAAGATCAAAAAGTTATAACTGAATTACTGAAACGAGCCCGCAATGCTCAGGTGCAGATTGAGCATTACTCGCAGGAACAAATAGATGAAGTGTGCTTATCCGTAGGCTGGCAGGTATACAACGATAAAAACATTCAGGCATGCGCAAAGATTGCTGTTGAGGAAACAGGAATGGGCAATTACAAAGATAAAATTACCAAGCATAAGGTTAAGGTTCTCGGTGTTGTTAGCAGTATCAAGGGACAGAAAAGCGTTGGTGTTATTGAACATGACAAAGAAAAAAAGATTACAAAATATGCAAAACCGGTTGGTGTGGTTGGCGCCTTAACACCTGTTACGAATCCTACGGCTACACCTGCAAGTAATGCTGTATCCATTCTTAAGGGAAGAAATGCTGTTATATTTGCTCCTCACCCAAAAGCAAATAGATCCTGCAAATTGGTATGCGATTTAATGCGTGAGGGATTAAGGAAAGTTGGTGCTCCTCAGGATTTAGTGCAGTACATAAAAGAACCGACTGTTGAACTGAGTCAGGAATTAATGCGTCAGGTTGACCTGATACTCGCAACAGGCGGCGCTGCAATGGTAAAAGCTGCATATTCAAGCGGTACACCTGCATACGGAGTAGGCGCTGGTAATCCCGTGATAATTGTAGCAGAGGATGCAGATATTGAAGATGCAGCAAAAAAAATATGCATTAGCAAAACCTTTGATTACGCTACCTCCTGTTCTTCGGACAACTCAATAGTTATTCATAGAAGTATTTTTGATGCGATGGTAGAAGCATTTAAGAAAAACGGAGGATATTTATGTAATGACGAGGAACGCAGAAAGCTTGAAAAATGGATGTGGGTTCCAAGCAAAAAAACAGGTAAGATGGCGCTGAATCCAAAGATTATAGCAGTATCTGCGTGTAAAATCGCCTTGGATGCCGATATTGAGGTACCTGATAATACCAGCATGCTTATGGTAATTGGCAAAAATCCGGGAGGAGACAGATTCAGCGGAGAAAAACTTTCTCCTGTTATGGCATTGTGGAAATACAAAAATATTGACGATGCTATTGATTGTACAGTTAAATTAACAGAGTATTCTGGAATAGGGCATTCATGGGGCATCTATACGTTTAACCATGATTATATAGATAAAGTGTCTATGGCAGCTAAGACAAGCCGCATTATGGTCCGTCAGCCGCAAGCACCTGCTAACGGCGGGAATTTTTTCAATGGAATGCCCTCAACTGTAACACTTGGGTGCGGTACATGGGGAGGCAATATTACAACTGAGAATATTACATGGAAGCATTTTATAAATGTTACATGGGTTTCAGAGCCGTTTGAGCCTAGTAAACCCACTGATGAGGAGATGTGGGGAGAATACTGGCGGAAATACGGGAAGGGGTTGCGTAACCCCAAATAA
- a CDS encoding acetate--CoA ligase family protein — MKLFEYQTKELFVESGIPVPKGKLVDRDTDINTAIGEVGLPCVLKAQVLQAGRGKAGLIQFASTKDEAREKATKIFSSHTNIRRLLIEEKLNIEKEFYLAITINPVLSSILVMASLEGGVDVEDIAKKSPEKIIKEEIDIFKGLLPFQARNVMFGLGLKGNAFKQGLKILSKMFDIFCRYDAELLEINPLVLASDGKLIAADAKLIIDDNSSFRQKRFTLTRDYFESDIEYEASEKSIPYLQFDGTIGLMCAGAGLTNTVYDLINYYGGSVANYLEFGGPNYTRAVQAMELTLKNKPKVILIVTFGTIARADVMAQGIADAIRKLKPNVPIVTAIRGTGEEEADKILRGIGLEPLKDTESAVKKAVELAAGGSAK; from the coding sequence ATGAAATTATTTGAATATCAGACTAAAGAACTTTTTGTGGAATCAGGGATTCCCGTTCCAAAGGGAAAACTTGTTGATAGGGATACAGATATTAACACAGCTATAGGAGAGGTAGGATTGCCTTGCGTGTTAAAAGCACAGGTTCTTCAGGCAGGAAGGGGCAAGGCTGGTCTGATTCAGTTTGCTTCGACGAAAGATGAAGCAAGAGAAAAAGCAACAAAGATTTTTTCATCGCACACAAATATCAGAAGACTTCTGATTGAAGAAAAGCTTAATATAGAAAAAGAGTTTTATTTAGCAATTACTATCAATCCTGTTTTGAGTTCAATACTGGTTATGGCATCTTTAGAAGGTGGAGTGGATGTTGAAGATATTGCAAAGAAGTCGCCGGAGAAAATCATTAAAGAAGAGATTGATATTTTCAAAGGGCTTTTACCGTTTCAGGCTCGCAATGTCATGTTTGGACTTGGTCTTAAAGGTAATGCATTTAAACAAGGATTAAAAATTCTTTCAAAAATGTTTGATATTTTTTGCAGGTACGATGCGGAATTGCTGGAGATTAATCCGCTTGTTCTTGCCAGTGATGGTAAGTTAATAGCAGCGGACGCCAAACTTATTATAGATGATAATTCCTCTTTTAGACAAAAACGGTTTACTTTAACAAGGGATTATTTTGAAAGCGATATTGAATACGAAGCATCTGAAAAATCAATTCCTTACCTGCAGTTTGACGGAACCATCGGACTCATGTGCGCAGGCGCAGGGCTTACCAATACAGTCTATGATCTTATTAATTACTATGGCGGAAGCGTTGCCAATTATTTAGAGTTTGGCGGGCCAAATTATACAAGAGCTGTTCAGGCAATGGAACTTACCTTAAAAAATAAGCCTAAAGTTATTTTAATTGTTACGTTTGGAACTATTGCCAGAGCAGATGTAATGGCGCAGGGTATTGCGGATGCGATCAGGAAGTTGAAGCCCAACGTTCCAATTGTAACTGCGATTCGCGGTACCGGTGAGGAAGAAGCAGATAAAATACTTCGAGGTATAGGTCTTGAGCCATTAAAAGATACTGAAAGCGCAGTAAAAAAAGCTGTGGAATTAGCGGCAGGAGGAAGCGCAAAATGA